The region AAGATTGGACTTCACATTGGCTGAGATTTCACGCGATGAGGTCTCCCGCATCGCACGCCTCGCGCGAATTGCGTTGCAGGAGGATGAGCTTGACCAGATCGCCCAGCAGCTCGACACCATTGTTGACGCTGTTTCGAAGGTGCAACAGGTCGACACTGATGGGGTGGAGCCG is a window of Corynebacterium pseudogenitalium DNA encoding:
- the gatC gene encoding Asp-tRNA(Asn)/Glu-tRNA(Gln) amidotransferase subunit GatC encodes the protein MAEISRDEVSRIARLARIALQEDELDQIAQQLDTIVDAVSKVQQVDTDGVEPMSHPHSIDAGMRPDVEKKTLTQAQALDQAPEVDEERFVVPQILGESE